In one Gemmatimonadota bacterium genomic region, the following are encoded:
- the lipA gene encoding lipoyl synthase: MRGRRRDEPRRPEWLKVRMATGREFRDVRKLVDGLHLHTVCQEARCPNIYECWEDRTATFMVLGDICTRYCSFCAVGKGDPQRPDAEEPGNVAAAVAHLELAHAVITSVNRDDLPDGGAAHFAETIRLIRQRNPECRTEVLIPDFDGNQNALDIVLDANPDILNHNLETVERLYRRVRPRAIYRRSLDLLARAGQHRESGLLTKSGMMVGLGETTGELLHALADLRSSGVDIVTIGQYLSPSPEHLGVEKYYTPAEFDEIREEAEDLGFRFVESGPLVRSSYHARRHADGAASRPGEA, from the coding sequence GTGCGCGGCCGACGCCGGGATGAACCGCGACGGCCGGAATGGCTCAAGGTGCGGATGGCCACGGGACGGGAGTTTCGAGATGTACGAAAGCTCGTCGACGGACTCCATCTCCACACGGTGTGTCAGGAGGCGCGCTGCCCCAACATCTACGAGTGCTGGGAGGATCGCACGGCCACCTTCATGGTCCTGGGCGATATCTGCACGCGGTACTGTTCGTTTTGCGCCGTCGGAAAGGGCGATCCTCAGCGGCCGGACGCGGAGGAACCCGGGAATGTCGCCGCAGCGGTGGCCCATCTCGAACTGGCGCACGCCGTCATCACCAGCGTCAACCGCGACGACTTGCCGGACGGAGGTGCCGCGCACTTCGCGGAGACCATTCGCCTCATCCGGCAGCGAAACCCCGAGTGCCGGACGGAGGTGCTGATCCCGGACTTCGACGGAAATCAAAATGCACTCGACATCGTCCTCGATGCGAACCCCGACATCCTCAATCACAACCTGGAGACCGTCGAGCGACTCTACCGGCGCGTGCGCCCGCGTGCGATCTATCGGCGTTCACTGGACCTGCTGGCCCGCGCGGGGCAACACCGGGAGAGCGGGTTGCTCACCAAGTCCGGCATGATGGTCGGCCTGGGTGAAACCACAGGCGAGCTCCTGCACGCCTTGGCGGATCTCCGCTCCTCGGGCGTTGACATTGTGACGATAGGTCAGTATCTGAGTCCCTCCCCGGAGCACCTCGGGGTCGAGAAGTACTACACGCCTGCGGAGTTCGATGAAATCCGCGAGGAGGCAGAAGACCTTGGATTCCGCTTCGTCGAATCCGGACCGCTCGTCCGAAGCAGCTACCACGCCCGACGCCACGCAGACGGCGCAGCCAGCCGACCGGGAGAGGCCTGA
- the lipB gene encoding lipoyl(octanoyl) transferase LipB: MDRRTLEITQLGLVPYKDGLDLMDSARHAVLAGSVPDQLFVLEHPPVVTAGRNARVEKHLLATPEGLREHGIAFHRTGRGGDVTYHGPGQVVAYPVVNLHPDRRDVRRFVRDLEEAVLRTLAGLGVTAGRIPGLTGVWVGDLKIAAIGVRISRWVTTHGLAFNVATDLRPYDHIVPCGIRHRGVTSLSRVLEREVAVREVRDVLARELAEVLDRDAVCRTAPPPSLSWNAPAAREVLS; the protein is encoded by the coding sequence ATGGACCGACGGACGCTGGAGATCACGCAACTGGGACTCGTTCCCTACAAGGACGGGTTGGATCTCATGGACTCCGCGCGACACGCGGTCCTTGCCGGAAGCGTCCCCGATCAGCTCTTCGTGCTGGAGCATCCGCCTGTCGTGACAGCGGGCCGGAACGCGCGCGTGGAGAAGCATCTGCTCGCCACGCCGGAGGGCCTTCGGGAACACGGCATTGCGTTCCACCGGACGGGCCGCGGCGGGGATGTCACCTACCACGGTCCCGGGCAGGTCGTCGCGTACCCGGTGGTGAACCTCCATCCCGACCGGCGCGATGTGCGACGCTTCGTCCGCGACCTGGAAGAGGCCGTCCTGCGCACGCTGGCCGGGTTGGGCGTGACGGCGGGACGCATTCCGGGACTCACGGGGGTCTGGGTCGGGGATCTCAAGATTGCAGCCATCGGCGTTAGGATTTCGCGATGGGTCACGACGCACGGACTCGCGTTCAATGTGGCCACGGATCTGCGCCCGTACGATCACATCGTGCCGTGCGGCATTCGCCATCGCGGCGTCACCAGCCTCTCCCGTGTGCTGGAGCGAGAGGTCGCCGTCCGGGAAGTCCGCGATGTCCTCGCACGGGAACTGGCGGAAGTCCTCGACCGCGACGCCGTCTGCCGGACCGCCCCCCCGCCCTCGCTTTCGTGGAACGCCCCCGCCGCCAGGGAGGTTCTCTCGTGA
- the sucB gene encoding 2-oxoglutarate dehydrogenase, E2 component, dihydrolipoamide succinyltransferase — protein sequence MKIDVIMPQMGESIAEGTITKWLKKAGEPVAKDDPLFEISTDKVDAEIPSPAAGVIAEIIVDEGNTVEVNTVVARIETDASVRVEPAPAPTEPKSTEPDAAHPAAPTEAPAPQPIPAGAPEATEWERVRVFSSPLVRKMAAEHGVDLSLVSGTGIHGRVTKRDLLAHLESGVSSPPAPAAPAAVPTTPATAAAPAPQLGDRVEPMSTMRKVIADHMVDSKRISPHVQTFREVDVSNLVAIRERHGSAFLSRNGVKLSYTAFIAKAVCDALKAVPILNASLSGEEIHYHGAIHLGIAVSLDWGLIVPVVRHAGDMNVSGLAKSIADLSGRARSKKLSPDEVSGGTFTITNPGIYGGLFGCPVINQPQSGILGVGAIEKRPVVIDDAIAIRPMCYLGLSFDHRLIDGAVAEQFMGAARDSLAAMTEAAL from the coding sequence ATGAAGATCGATGTCATCATGCCCCAGATGGGCGAGAGCATCGCCGAAGGCACCATTACGAAGTGGTTGAAGAAGGCCGGGGAACCCGTCGCGAAGGACGATCCTCTCTTCGAGATCTCCACCGACAAGGTGGACGCGGAGATCCCCTCGCCCGCGGCGGGGGTGATTGCGGAGATCATCGTGGACGAAGGCAACACCGTCGAGGTGAACACGGTCGTTGCTCGAATCGAGACGGATGCGAGCGTCCGGGTCGAACCCGCGCCCGCGCCGACAGAACCGAAGTCGACGGAACCGGACGCCGCACATCCCGCCGCACCGACCGAGGCACCGGCCCCGCAGCCGATCCCCGCGGGTGCCCCGGAAGCGACCGAGTGGGAACGCGTGCGCGTCTTCTCTTCGCCGCTCGTACGAAAGATGGCGGCCGAACACGGCGTGGACCTCTCGCTCGTTTCGGGCACGGGAATCCACGGCCGCGTCACGAAGCGCGACCTGCTGGCGCACCTCGAATCCGGGGTGTCGTCGCCGCCCGCACCCGCCGCACCCGCAGCCGTCCCGACCACACCGGCGACGGCCGCCGCGCCAGCGCCGCAACTCGGCGACCGCGTGGAACCCATGTCCACCATGCGGAAGGTGATCGCGGACCACATGGTCGACTCCAAGAGGATCAGTCCGCATGTGCAGACATTCCGGGAAGTGGATGTGTCCAATCTGGTCGCGATTCGCGAACGGCACGGCAGCGCATTCCTTTCACGCAACGGGGTGAAGCTCTCGTACACGGCGTTCATCGCGAAGGCGGTTTGCGACGCGCTCAAAGCCGTACCCATCCTGAACGCCTCCCTCTCGGGTGAGGAGATCCACTACCACGGCGCCATCCACCTCGGGATTGCCGTATCGCTGGATTGGGGGCTCATCGTCCCGGTCGTGCGTCACGCCGGAGACATGAATGTCTCCGGACTCGCGAAGAGCATCGCGGACCTCTCCGGACGCGCCCGGTCGAAGAAGCTCTCCCCGGACGAGGTCTCCGGCGGCACCTTCACCATCACAAACCCCGGCATCTACGGCGGGCTCTTCGGCTGCCCGGTCATCAACCAGCCGCAGTCCGGGATTCTCGGCGTGGGCGCGATTGAGAAACGCCCCGTCGTCATAGACGATGCCATCGCCATTCGCCCGATGTGTTACCTCGGACTGTCGTTCGACCACCGGCTGATCGACGGTGCGGTGGCCGAGCAGTTCATGGGAGCGGCGCGAGACAGTCTCGCGGCCATGACGGAGGCGGCGCTGTAG
- a CDS encoding alpha-ketoacid dehydrogenase subunit beta, protein MPTLTFVDAVREGIRAELLADPSVFVIGEDVGTYGGAFRATRGFLDEFGPERIVDTPISESAIVGAAVGAAMNGLRPVAEMQFIDFLSCAFNQVVNMAAKARYRWNAGVPIVVRGPCGGGVHGGPFHSQNVESHYLSTPGLKIVEPATALDAYGLMRAAIRDPDPVLFFEHKYLYRRVRDEIPAGEFTVPIGKARIHRDGTDLSVVTFGACVHHALEAADLLAAEGISIEVVDLRTLLPIDEDALLATARRTNKVIIYHEAQRTGGIGGELSAILAERCFDSLDGPVVRVTAPDTPVPFSPPLEEAYLPGVADLVEAARQLAAY, encoded by the coding sequence ATGCCCACGCTGACCTTCGTCGATGCGGTCCGCGAAGGCATCCGCGCGGAACTCCTCGCCGACCCCTCGGTCTTCGTGATCGGCGAAGATGTGGGCACCTACGGCGGCGCTTTCCGGGCGACGCGCGGCTTCCTCGACGAGTTCGGACCGGAGCGGATCGTGGACACGCCCATCTCCGAGTCGGCCATCGTGGGGGCGGCGGTCGGCGCGGCCATGAACGGCCTGCGCCCGGTTGCGGAGATGCAGTTCATCGACTTCCTGTCGTGCGCGTTCAATCAGGTGGTGAACATGGCCGCGAAGGCCCGATACCGCTGGAACGCCGGAGTGCCCATTGTGGTGCGCGGTCCATGCGGGGGCGGCGTGCACGGGGGACCGTTCCACTCTCAGAATGTGGAGAGCCACTATCTGTCCACGCCGGGACTGAAGATCGTGGAACCCGCCACGGCGCTGGATGCCTACGGCCTCATGCGGGCCGCCATCCGGGATCCGGATCCGGTTCTGTTCTTCGAACACAAGTACCTCTACCGGAGAGTCCGTGACGAAATCCCGGCCGGAGAGTTCACCGTTCCGATCGGAAAGGCACGCATTCACCGCGACGGAACGGACCTGTCCGTCGTGACCTTCGGAGCGTGCGTCCACCACGCGCTCGAAGCGGCCGACCTGCTCGCCGCGGAGGGAATCTCCATTGAGGTCGTGGATCTGCGAACGCTTCTTCCCATCGACGAAGATGCGCTTCTCGCCACGGCGAGGCGCACGAACAAGGTGATCATCTACCACGAAGCGCAACGCACCGGCGGGATCGGGGGGGAACTCTCGGCAATCCTCGCGGAGAGGTGCTTCGACAGTCTCGACGGACCGGTGGTGCGCGTCACCGCGCCGGACACGCCGGTCCCCTTCAGCCCACCTCTGGAAGAGGCGTACCTTCCGGGAGTCGCGGACCTCGTGGAGGCCGCCCGGCAACTGGCCGCGTACTAG
- a CDS encoding thiamine pyrophosphate-dependent dehydrogenase E1 component subunit alpha — translation MASTGIPSTSSPPPGIEAAALSPSAKLEIWQHLQRNRMVDERLGLLYRTGKVVGGLFSSLGQEAISVGTAYALEEKDWVGPLIRNLGTLLVRGVRPREVFAQYLARATGPTGGRDGNTHFGDLDRRIVAPISHLGAVIPVMAGIALAGKMRGEDLAAMTYIGDGGTSTGDFHEGVNMAAVLEVPLVVIVENNGYAYSTPTSRQTKAAGFVVKAESYGIPGEMVDGNDVLAVYDATRRALAHARSGHGPVLLEMKTFRMKGHAEHDDAKYVPPELLVEWRVQDPLLRYDALLESEGILTSEERENRTAALREEIDADADFAVASPMPEASYAAGRVTADDGGIEGSEPCPR, via the coding sequence ATGGCGTCGACGGGAATCCCCTCCACATCTAGCCCGCCGCCCGGAATCGAGGCCGCCGCCCTCAGCCCTTCGGCGAAGCTCGAAATCTGGCAGCACCTCCAGCGGAATCGCATGGTGGACGAGCGCCTCGGGTTGCTCTACCGGACCGGGAAGGTGGTCGGAGGGCTCTTCAGTTCGCTCGGGCAGGAGGCCATCTCCGTCGGCACGGCCTATGCGCTGGAGGAGAAAGACTGGGTGGGGCCGCTCATCCGGAATCTGGGGACGCTTCTCGTGCGGGGCGTACGCCCGCGGGAAGTCTTCGCGCAGTATCTCGCACGCGCCACCGGTCCCACCGGAGGCCGCGACGGAAACACGCACTTCGGCGATCTGGACCGGAGGATCGTCGCGCCGATCTCGCACCTCGGTGCCGTGATTCCGGTCATGGCGGGGATCGCGCTGGCCGGAAAAATGCGTGGCGAGGACCTGGCCGCGATGACCTATATCGGCGACGGTGGCACCTCCACCGGAGACTTCCACGAAGGCGTCAACATGGCCGCGGTACTGGAAGTCCCGCTGGTCGTCATTGTGGAGAACAACGGCTACGCCTACTCCACGCCCACCTCCCGGCAGACAAAGGCGGCGGGTTTTGTCGTGAAGGCGGAGTCGTATGGAATCCCCGGTGAAATGGTGGACGGAAACGATGTGCTCGCTGTGTACGACGCGACAAGACGCGCCCTCGCGCATGCGCGTTCCGGCCACGGCCCCGTGCTGCTGGAGATGAAGACCTTTCGCATGAAGGGACACGCCGAACACGACGACGCGAAGTATGTCCCGCCCGAGCTCCTGGTCGAGTGGCGCGTTCAGGATCCGTTGCTCCGATACGACGCGCTTCTGGAGTCGGAGGGAATCCTCACTTCAGAGGAACGGGAGAACCGAACGGCCGCGCTCCGCGAAGAGATCGATGCGGACGCGGACTTTGCCGTCGCCTCCCCCATGCCGGAAGCGTCGTATGCCGCCGGGCGGGTCACCGCCGATGACGGGGGAATCGAAGGGAGCGAACCATGCCCACGCTGA
- the lpdA gene encoding dihydrolipoyl dehydrogenase: MAKQDLVIIGGGPGGYVGAIRASRLGLSVTLVERERQLGGTCLLRGCIPTKALLHSADLLQEMRGADAHGIRAEGITVDFPGIMRNKKKVVDRSAAGVRYLMKKNGVEVVNGTARIDGPGSVSVSLPDQEEVCLEAREVLIATGSVPRGVPGIEPDGRHILTSNEMLELKEIPPSLLVLGGGAVGVEFASVFSRLGSVVTIVELLPRLLPFEDEEISDAFAKALGKRGIRTYCGTRMGRVTATEDGVVCAVEDGDGGTKNLSASMLLSAVGRAPFTEGLGAVKAGVCLDDRGFVKVDDHYRTTVPGIRAIGDVIDTPALAHVASAEAIAAVEHIAGAETHPVDYATTPSCTYADPEVASVGLTEAAARDAGHEVSVGRFPFSASGKARILGATDGFVKIVAGKPHGEVLGVHIMGPHATELIAEAGILLRTECTAEEIVRTMHPHPTLSEAIQEAAHGVDGNPLHI; encoded by the coding sequence GTGGCGAAGCAGGATCTCGTGATCATCGGGGGCGGTCCCGGCGGATATGTCGGTGCCATCCGTGCCTCCCGGCTGGGGCTGTCCGTCACGCTGGTGGAGCGGGAACGCCAGCTCGGCGGCACCTGTCTGCTCCGCGGATGCATCCCGACCAAGGCGCTCCTGCACTCGGCGGACCTTCTTCAGGAGATGCGCGGGGCCGACGCCCACGGCATCCGGGCGGAGGGCATCACGGTGGACTTCCCCGGCATCATGCGAAACAAGAAGAAGGTCGTGGACCGCTCGGCCGCCGGCGTTCGTTACCTGATGAAGAAAAACGGCGTGGAGGTCGTGAACGGAACCGCCCGCATCGACGGGCCGGGGAGCGTCTCCGTCTCGCTGCCCGATCAGGAGGAGGTCTGTCTCGAAGCCCGGGAAGTCCTGATCGCCACGGGTTCCGTTCCTCGCGGGGTTCCCGGAATCGAGCCGGACGGGCGGCACATTCTGACTTCCAACGAAATGCTGGAACTGAAGGAGATTCCGCCGAGCCTTCTCGTTCTGGGTGGAGGCGCGGTCGGTGTGGAGTTCGCGTCGGTCTTCTCCCGGCTCGGGTCGGTGGTGACGATCGTGGAGCTGCTCCCGAGGCTCCTCCCCTTCGAGGACGAGGAGATCTCCGACGCCTTCGCAAAGGCTCTGGGCAAACGCGGCATCCGCACCTACTGCGGCACGAGGATGGGGCGCGTGACCGCCACGGAGGACGGAGTCGTCTGCGCCGTGGAAGATGGAGACGGCGGCACAAAGAACCTGTCCGCGTCCATGCTTCTCTCGGCGGTGGGTCGTGCCCCGTTCACGGAGGGCCTCGGCGCCGTGAAGGCGGGTGTGTGTCTGGATGATCGCGGCTTCGTGAAGGTGGATGACCACTATCGCACGACCGTCCCGGGCATTCGCGCCATCGGCGATGTGATCGACACGCCTGCGCTGGCCCATGTTGCCAGCGCGGAAGCGATCGCCGCCGTCGAGCACATCGCCGGGGCCGAGACGCATCCGGTCGATTACGCGACCACGCCCTCCTGCACTTACGCGGACCCCGAAGTGGCCTCGGTCGGCCTCACGGAGGCGGCTGCACGCGACGCGGGGCACGAAGTCTCCGTCGGACGGTTCCCCTTCTCCGCGAGCGGAAAGGCGCGAATCCTCGGCGCGACAGACGGCTTCGTGAAGATTGTCGCCGGGAAACCGCACGGAGAGGTGCTCGGCGTCCACATCATGGGGCCTCACGCGACCGAACTCATCGCGGAAGCCGGGATTCTCCTGCGTACCGAGTGTACCGCGGAGGAAATCGTCCGGACCATGCATCCGCATCCCACTCTTTCCGAAGCCATCCAGGAGGCGGCGCATGGCGTCGACGGGAATCCCCTCCACATCTAG
- a CDS encoding Rrf2 family transcriptional regulator: MFSQTMEYALRAVVCLATSTDQSITTHQIARDTKIPASYLSKVLQTLGRAGIVRSRRGLHGGFLLAKAPEDLTILDVVNAVDPIQRVGRCPLELEEHSAELCPLHRRLDEALAEIEKGMERSTVAELILEGKAHSSRCCLDPELPDGGDSGPDTTNGQDPGDR, translated from the coding sequence ATGTTCTCCCAGACCATGGAATACGCGTTGCGGGCGGTTGTCTGCCTGGCGACCTCGACAGATCAGTCGATCACGACGCACCAGATCGCGAGAGACACGAAGATCCCGGCCAGCTACCTCTCCAAGGTGCTTCAGACGCTGGGTCGGGCGGGAATCGTCCGGTCACGCCGGGGGCTTCACGGGGGATTCCTCCTGGCGAAGGCTCCGGAGGACCTGACCATTCTGGATGTGGTGAACGCGGTGGATCCCATCCAGCGGGTGGGGCGCTGTCCGCTGGAACTGGAAGAGCACAGCGCGGAACTCTGCCCGTTGCACCGGCGCCTGGATGAGGCGCTGGCCGAGATCGAGAAGGGCATGGAACGATCGACCGTCGCGGAGTTGATTCTGGAGGGCAAGGCTCATTCCAGCCGGTGCTGCCTGGACCCGGAACTCCCCGATGGCGGGGACAGTGGTCCGGACACGACGAACGGACAGGATCCCGGGGACCGTTGA
- a CDS encoding cytochrome c: MNLKLSRALVLAALVLPLAGLFVVGAVFRFVEPEMFAWATRLMSHETAFFGVILLAVAAGAAGLASRAVRVGADSRAVGYLLLALAAGGGFLAVFGAERQALESRGLIGGHFFDPAPEFVAARFGVDLPEDAGSAGPSEPEIALEPGDAAAGAGLYLSTCMACHGMNAEGVPGLGPGMRENAFVSGLDDRAFVEFLKVGRAADDPANTTGIPMMPRGGNPALTDQDLAHIVAHIRTLEDAGGAAPPPAATGGLLIHASVLPSSAAGPAGLAATPGPDDVPRTPAHASRFFRFHWVVTGLLALFTVLAMATLLRTLARALAGHTAPRDDTVVRLCGACWGVMAAGWLVLFPLFYLH, translated from the coding sequence ATGAACCTGAAACTCTCGCGGGCGCTCGTTCTCGCCGCGCTCGTTCTTCCGCTGGCGGGTCTCTTCGTCGTGGGAGCCGTGTTCCGTTTCGTTGAGCCGGAGATGTTTGCGTGGGCGACGCGCCTCATGAGTCACGAGACGGCGTTTTTCGGCGTGATTCTGCTGGCGGTGGCCGCAGGAGCGGCCGGGCTGGCCTCGCGGGCGGTCCGCGTCGGGGCGGACTCCCGGGCGGTCGGGTACCTTCTTCTGGCGCTCGCGGCGGGCGGGGGCTTTCTGGCGGTTTTCGGTGCGGAGCGACAGGCGCTGGAGTCGCGCGGCCTGATCGGCGGACACTTCTTCGACCCCGCGCCCGAGTTTGTAGCGGCTCGCTTTGGCGTGGATCTTCCGGAGGATGCGGGATCGGCGGGACCCTCCGAGCCGGAGATTGCGCTGGAACCCGGAGACGCGGCGGCGGGCGCCGGTCTCTACCTCTCCACCTGCATGGCGTGTCACGGGATGAACGCCGAGGGCGTGCCGGGTCTGGGGCCGGGCATGCGCGAGAACGCGTTCGTGTCCGGGCTGGATGATCGGGCCTTCGTGGAGTTTCTCAAAGTCGGCCGGGCGGCGGATGATCCGGCGAACACCACGGGAATCCCCATGATGCCCCGGGGCGGGAATCCCGCGCTGACGGATCAGGATCTCGCGCACATCGTGGCGCACATCCGCACGCTGGAGGATGCCGGAGGGGCGGCACCTCCTCCGGCAGCGACCGGCGGACTTCTCATTCATGCGTCGGTGCTTCCGTCTTCGGCAGCAGGTCCCGCAGGGCTGGCGGCGACTCCCGGTCCGGATGATGTCCCGCGGACGCCCGCACACGCGAGCCGGTTCTTCCGATTTCACTGGGTGGTGACCGGACTGCTTGCGCTGTTCACGGTTCTCGCGATGGCCACGCTGCTCCGGACGCTCGCGCGCGCTCTGGCCGGGCATACCGCGCCTCGCGATGATACCGTCGTGCGCCTTTGCGGCGCTTGCTGGGGCGTGATGGCCGCCGGATGGCTTGTGCTGTTTCCCCTGTTCTACCTGCACTAG